A region of Candidatus Binatia bacterium DNA encodes the following proteins:
- a CDS encoding CpsD/CapB family tyrosine-protein kinase, with protein sequence MRRNGGNGANGHANGNGNGNGNAHRNGRNGSGIGHFSFDVPPTTIEEFQQLRKNILAARAPRTLQLMLIVSSRHGEGATTTTALLGSTMAQAGRCLLIDANFRTPGITRVFGGHDAPGFCEALSNPTAPGPVHYHPTEIPNLYFMPTGRGPARVPYMFEGRAFDDLLAFLRKEFDTILIDGAPMEMYADSSFLAPRADGVMLVVRAESTPLGAPAVSLRELERVGAHVLGAVLNRTQNYIPEFLTRLTNPQDVVEIAVIPQEASR encoded by the coding sequence ATGCGCCGCAACGGCGGCAACGGGGCGAACGGCCACGCCAACGGAAACGGGAACGGCAACGGCAACGCTCATCGCAACGGACGCAACGGCAGCGGCATCGGACACTTCTCGTTCGACGTCCCACCGACGACAATCGAAGAGTTCCAGCAGCTTCGGAAGAACATCCTCGCCGCACGCGCGCCCCGCACGCTGCAGCTCATGCTGATCGTCTCGTCGCGACACGGCGAGGGCGCCACCACCACCACCGCCCTGCTCGGCTCCACCATGGCGCAGGCCGGTCGCTGCCTGCTGATCGACGCGAACTTCCGCACGCCCGGCATCACGCGCGTCTTCGGAGGCCACGACGCGCCCGGGTTCTGCGAGGCGCTGAGCAATCCGACGGCACCCGGCCCGGTGCATTACCACCCGACGGAGATCCCGAACCTGTACTTCATGCCGACCGGACGCGGTCCGGCGCGCGTCCCGTACATGTTCGAGGGACGCGCGTTCGACGATCTGCTCGCGTTCCTGCGCAAGGAGTTCGACACCATCCTGATCGACGGCGCGCCGATGGAGATGTACGCCGACAGCTCGTTCCTGGCGCCGCGCGCCGACGGTGTGATGCTGGTCGTGCGGGCCGAGAGCACGCCGCTCGGCGCACCCGCGGTGTCGCTCCGTGAGCTCGAGCGCGTCGGCGCGCACGTCCTCGGTGCGGTCCTCAACCGCACGCAGAACTACATTCCCGAGTTCCTCACCCGCTTGACGAATCCGCAGGACGTCGTCGAGATCGCCGTCATCCCGCAAGAGGCCTCGAGATGA
- a CDS encoding polysaccharide biosynthesis/export family protein, protein MSSRRQIEIGRGGAIRIGTALLVGTAVLGLIAGCGGSARRQQQHAMMMAAASPDSGAPGTVGGMGAPGTVGVAGPAGRVGKLVDEYSYRLAPGDLIDVKFPYHPEENERVPVRPDGRIGLQVIGDVMAAGLTVKELEEVIVEKSSKTLKDPVVSVVIAQLAEHKVYVGGQVAKPGYVPYREGLTPLQAIVERGGFVDDANTDEVLHITRVGDQVQTQRLDLEAVMDGESTEQVVMAPDDIIIVPRTFIGEADVWVDQWIRGLLPTVPRPGFDLNTLAF, encoded by the coding sequence CGGATCGGCACCGCGTTGCTGGTCGGGACCGCCGTGCTGGGTCTGATCGCCGGCTGCGGCGGCAGCGCACGTCGGCAGCAGCAGCACGCCATGATGATGGCGGCCGCGAGCCCGGACTCCGGCGCTCCGGGAACCGTTGGCGGCATGGGCGCCCCGGGCACGGTGGGAGTCGCAGGTCCCGCCGGACGGGTCGGCAAGCTGGTCGACGAGTACAGCTACCGTCTTGCACCGGGTGACCTCATCGACGTCAAGTTCCCGTACCACCCGGAAGAGAACGAGCGCGTCCCGGTTCGTCCGGACGGCCGCATCGGCTTGCAGGTGATCGGCGACGTGATGGCCGCGGGGCTCACCGTCAAGGAGCTCGAGGAGGTCATCGTCGAAAAATCGTCGAAGACCCTCAAGGACCCGGTGGTGAGCGTCGTGATCGCCCAGCTCGCCGAGCACAAAGTCTACGTCGGCGGTCAGGTCGCCAAGCCGGGTTACGTCCCCTACCGCGAGGGGTTGACCCCGCTGCAGGCCATCGTCGAGCGCGGCGGCTTCGTCGACGACGCCAACACGGACGAGGTGCTGCACATCACGCGCGTCGGCGATCAGGTGCAAACACAAAGGCTTGACTTGGAAGCTGTCATGGACGGAGAGTCCACCGAACAAGTCGTCATGGCACCGGACGACATCATCATCGTGCCGAGGACGTTCATCGGCGAAGCCGACGTTTGGGTCGACCAGTGGATCCGGGGGCTTCTGCCCACCGTGCCCCGACCCGGCTTCGATCTCAACACGTTGGCTTTCTAG